The following is a genomic window from Methanoplanus sp. FWC-SCC4.
AGTGTGACAATACAGAGGTGAATGCGAAGAAAGGCGACTCTGTCCTCCTGCCAAAAGGGGTGCTCCAGTCTGCAACTGCTCTGGGGGATGAAGAGCTCCGTTACATCAGTGTGGTTGATCCGGTCTTTACTCCGGAAGCTGAAATCAAGGGGGAAAGTCTCTTTGCCCTTAACATGACAACAGACGAAGTTCCGGTAATTATCCCTGATCCCAAAAAAGGCATTGAGTGGGATATCGGTTCTGATATGATGATCTACTCCGTTTTAAATCCCGTGCTGATGCCTGAGATGAATGCCCCTGTTGAATACAGTGTCGCCTACGCCGAGCTTTTACCGGGGGGTTTTGCTCAAGATAACTATCTGAACGGTTCATCAGAGTTGATCTGTGTTATTGAGGGAGAGATTTTGGTTTATACCCCTAATGGAAACTCAATATCGGTCACTGCCGGCAATGCCGCATATATACCTCCAAATCAGATCAAGGGTTACAGGAATGTTGCGGATTCGGTATCAACCATCATGAGTTTTGTTGATCCGGCATGGACTCCTGAGAATACTTTCACACCGGAAAATTAATTTTCCCTCCTTTTTGCAATAAAAGAATATTCAAAAAATCCATTTTTGTTTGAAATGTTTTGAAAAAAACGTGCATGATATTTATCTTTCAGGCAATTGTCTTATGATAATTTACATATTGATTCCATTAAAAATTATTTTTCTAAATTCCTGTCAATTCTGGCTGGATGAATAAATCAGCGGTTCAATGCCGTGCATAAAATTAAGCCGGTTATTGTCTCATTGCATCCCTGGCGGGGCTTAAATCTCCCTTGTCATCAGAGGTGAGAAAAATGTTGTCAGATATGGTGATTGTACCGACACTGCCTGCTGTGGATCTTGCGCGTGCACGTGAATTCTATGAAAAGAAGCTGGGATTAAAAGTTTCTAAGTCCGGTTCAGAAGATATCTTCTTTGAGTGCGGAAAAGATTCGATCCTTTATATTTACAAACATGGGGCGACGAAAGCGGATCATACTGCAGCGGGGTTTGTTGTGACTGATATCGAAGCGGAAATGAAAAGTCTCAGGGAAAAAAGGTATTGTTTTCGATGAGTATGATCTTCCTGACTTTAAAACCGTGAACGGGATTGTTACCGGGGAAGGCGGTGAGAGGACTGCCTGGTTTAAGGATTCCGAGGGGAATATTCTCGCACTGCACCAGATGGGTATGTAAGGGTCTGAAGATCTCTTTTTCTTTTTTTCATTATGAGCGATTAGAATCAGTTTTTTGATAAAATCATCTTGAAATTGGGTTTTGTTTCTCTGTTACCCGGCATTTAATCATTCCCTGCCCGGCAGGGTGGTTATCTGCAGGATGCCTCCTGCATAAATTTATCTTTGTTAATCTCCCTCAATCTTCCATGGGGCTGAAAGCAATTTTTCTAAACTGCACTCTGAAATATTCTCCCGAGGTTTCAAACACAAGGGCGCTTATTGACAAGGCAGTTGAACTATTTGGGGAACTTGGCATTGAAAGTGAGGTTGTCAGGGTAAATGATTACAGAATCAGGTTCGGTACATCATCTGATATGGGTGAAGGTGATGAATGGCCGCAGATTTATGAAAAGATAAAAAATTCGGACATCATCGTAATAGGATCACCAATCTGGTTTGGCGTCAGATCAAGTATTGCACAGCTTGTAATGGAAAGGCTTGACGGTTCGTATGCAGACGGAGACTCAGTCACCGGTCAGTACCACCTCTATGGTAAAACTGCCGGGGTTATCATCACCGGCAATGAGGACGGGGCACATGATGTTGCGGCAAACACACTTTTTAACCTGACTCATCTCGGGTGCGTAATACCACCGAATGCAGACTGTTACTGGGTGGGGGATGCAGGCCCCGGGCCGAGTTACATTGAGGCGGGAGGGGACAAACACCTGTACACAAACCGGACTGTCAGGTATATGGTAAACAATCTTGCATGGATGGCTGGTCTTTTAAAGCAGAACAAAAATCCTGTAAACCTGAAAAAAATTGATGAAGATGCACGTAAGGTGAGCCGATAATATCCTGATTCACTTTCACACCCCGCGGAAATATTTTATCCAATCCGATACATCAACAATTAAAACACAGCAGGAAAATCCTGCAAAAATAATCCGTTGGTGAAATTATATGGGAGAGATGAAATCAAAAACCTGCCAGAGCTGCGGAATGCCGATGGCGAAGGATGAGGACTTCGGGACTGAAAAGGACGGTTCCAAATCCAAAGAATACTGTACATATTGCTACCAAAAAGGCATATTCACGGAACAGGATGTCACAATTGATGAGATGGCAAAAAAAGGCGGTGCGGTTATGTCACATATGTTTGAAATTCCGATGGAAAACGCAGTAAAATTCTCAAAAGAACAGCTATCATGCCTTGAGAGATGGGCAGGAAGGGCAATATTATTCTGTGAGAGCTGCGGGATGCCGATGAAGAAAGACGAGGACTTCGGAAGAGAAAAGGACGGCTCAAAGAGCAGAAAATACTGCATATTCTGTTATCAAAACGGAGCCTTCACAGAACCGGACCTCACAAAAGAGGAAGCCGTTTTAAAGTACGCACCGATGATGGCCAGGCACCTGAACATGCCTCTTGAAAAGGCAAAGCTGATGGTGGGAAGTTATCTCTCCACACTTGGACGGTGGCAGGAATAACAGAATTCGGTGGCAACTAAAAAATTTGTGGGATAAAATCAATAATTATAGGTATAACTCTTTTTTAGGGTTCTATGTGGTGAATAAATACTTGTCTGCATACAGCATTAAAAAATATTAAAGCTTAAAAATTAAAATTTCTGATTTATGCACCGTTATTATGCAGATTCCTGATTTCGCCTGCAACAAAAGATGCTATTTCATCCCTGTCTTTTTCAGCATCAATAATGACAAACCTGTCCGGTTCTTCAGCTGCAAGTTTAAGATATGCACTCTGAACCCCTTTCAATGTTTCAAGACGCTCAAAGTGTTCGTTACCTTCTCTCTCATTTTTAATTCTCTGAATGGATATCTCAGGATCAATCACCAGGAGAAATGTCTTGTCAGGCCTGACTGTCCATTCATTGTGAACAAGTCTGAGCCACCCGACAGGATCAATAAGGTGGTTTTTCAGTGTCACCGACTGGTAGGCATACCTTGAATCAGTGTATCTGTCAGAGATGATGGTGAGGTTTTTGGAAAGTCCCGGACGGATCACTACGTCAAGATGGGCAGCGTGGTCAGCCACAAAAAGCAGGGCTTCTGCAACCGGGTCAATCTCCTCTGCAATTCCGCGCCGGACCTGTTCTCCAATCCATGTGGCCCCCGGTTCTCTTGTGAAAACCGGATTTATATCCTTTAGTTCATTCTTCAGGTTTTCAATAAGGGTGGACTTTCCGCTCCCGTCAATGCCCTCTATTGTAATCAGCATATTTTACCTTCCCTCAAAATGCTGACCGGCACATTTCCCTTGTGAACGGCAGTTGCAATTATTGCCCCGTCGTAACCGGCAGAAGAGAGTATTAAAAGATCTTCTGTGGATGCGACCCCTCCTCCGTACAGCAGTTCTTTTGGATAAGCGCTCCTGAGTGCATCAATGTCAAGACCCCCCATCCTGTCCTCGGTCCCGACACTTGAGAGATTCATCACAATGCCGCCCTTAAAACCCCAGTCTGCTGCTTTTTTAAATGCCAAAACAGGATCGGATCTGTCCGGAAAAACCCTTCCGTCTTTTATTACCACACTGAAATAATCAAAGGGGTAATCCTTCTGGTTGCCTGCGCATGTCTCGGTGCTTATGACATTTTTAATCCACGGGAGTGAAAGTGCATCCGAGGGTTTCTTCGCGCCGCGGTTGAGTATCGAGACTTCGGCCAGACCCTCACATTTTATTATTGCATCATTATTATCTCCAAAACCTTCAATTCTGTCAAGATCTGCAAGATAAACATTTTTTGCACCCATCTCTCTTATGTATTCATCGGGAATTGTTGACGAGGCAATACCCCAGTCCAGAGGCTTATATCCGTTTCTCTGCCCTTTGTATCCATGAACCACATTTCCTTTCAGAATATCAACCGCTAATATAATTTTCATGTCAGGTACCTGATGAATAATTTATTGTTTAATATTATGAGGCAATAACTGATAAAATATGGATTTGTGAGGTACTTTCCTGTGCGTATTTCAAATTTTTTTTAGTTTATGGATATGGCGGCAATACTGAAAATTTAAGCCGCAAAACTCTTTAAATATTCAATATTTTACAGGTGTGATTACTTTTTGGCATGACCCTTTTTCCGTGCATATATAAGAATCACTAATTATGTGAAATGATAAAAATTAACTATGGATTTGTTAGTTAGTCCCGCAAGCGTTGAAGAGGCAGGATCTGCGCTTTCTGCGGACATAATTGATGTAAAAAAGCCCTCGGAAGGTTCTTTAGGTGCAAATTTTCCCTGGGTCATTTCTGAAATAAAAAGCATGACCAATAAGCCTGTAAGCGCCGCAATCGGTGATTACAGCTTCCTCCCGGGAAGTGCATCACAGGGGGCATTCGGTGCAGCATGCGCAGGTGCGGATTACGTGAAAGTCGGCCTTATGTTTGACGGAGACGAGCGTGCCCTTGAATTTATCAAATGTGTCACAAAAGCTGTAAAATGGAGATTCCCTGAAAAGACAGTTGTAATCGCAACATATGCGGATTACTCTCGCGTTGACTCCATCTCTCCTTTTGATATGGCTCCCCTTGCAGCAAAGGCCGGCGCTGACGTTGCAATGATTGATACAGCCGTAAAAGACGGAAAAGGCCTTTACGACTTCCTTCCTGAAGATGAACTCATCAGATTCACAAATAAAAACCGCGAACTTGGTTTAAAGACCGCGCTTGCAGGTTCCCTTAAGTTTGAAGACCTCGAATCACTCAAAAGGATTAATCCTGAGATAATTGGTGTTCGTGGTATGGTTTGCGGCGGGGATCGCAGTGCTGTCATAAAAGAAGAGCTCGTGGAAAAAGCTATGATGATGGTCAGGTGAATTTGTATTATGTATCTTGAAAAGCTGAACATGCAGACCGGATATACATTCGATGATGTTCTGCTTGTACCTGCAGCATCTTATGTTGAACCGAGTGAGGCTGATGTCCGTTCACGTTTTACAAGGAGCATTGATCTTTCAATACCTCTTGTATCATCCGCAATGGACACTGTCACAGAATCCGGTATGGCAATAGCTCTTGCCCGTTCCGGAAGCATTGGTGTCATACACCGTAACCTGACTCCCGAGCGCGAAGTTGAGGAAGTCAGGATTGTAAAGCAGGCTGAAGACTTTGTGGAAAGAGAAGTTCTGACTGTTGACGGCACTGCAACAGTTTCCGAAGTCGATGCAATGATGCGTGAGTATAACATCGGCGGTGTTCCTGTAATGGAGAATGACAGGATTATCGGAATTGTTTCCCGTCGTGATCTCAGGGGAATTGTTGCAACCCGTGCAGGTGAGAATGTCAAGAAAGTAATGACAAAAAGTCCCATCACTGTCGGTGATGACATCGAACTCGAAGATGCCCTTGAAGTAATGTATGCAAACAAGGTTGAGCGTCTTCCGGTTGTAAAGGATGAAAATGAGCTCCTTGGCATTATAACAATGCAGGATCTTCTTGAAAGAAGACAGTACCCAAAGGCAAACCGCGACAAAAACGGAAACCTGAGGGTTGCGGCAGCAGTAGGTCCCTTCGACATTGAACGTGCAATGCTACTTGATGAGGCAGGCGCTGATGCGCTTGTTGCAGACTGTGCGCACGGGCACAACATGAATGTTGTAAAGGCCATAAAAGAGATGAAGGAGAGTGTCGATGCCGATGTCATTGCTGGAAATATTGCGACAAAAGAGGCTGCACAGGAACTTGCAGGGTATGTTGACGGGTTAAAGGTCGGTATAGGGCCCGGTTCAATATGCACGACAAGGGTTGTTGCAGGAGTCGGTGTCCCGCAGGTAACGGCAGTCTGTTCTGTTGCAGAGGTTGCATCCGATTATGATAATGTGCCTGTTGTTGCAGACGGAGGAATTAGATACAGTGGTGATATTGCAAAGGCAATAGCGGCAGGTGCCGACTGTGTTATGCTCGGAAGTCTCTTTGCAGGAACTGATGAGGCTCCAGGACGCATAATAGCAATAAAGGGACGCAGGTACAAGCAGTACCGTGGAATGGGTTCACTTGGTGTCATGACCAGCGGCCAGTCCAGTGATCGTTATTTCCAGAAGAAAGGAATCGGGCAGACAAAGTTTGTTCCTGAGGGAATTGAGGGTGCAACACCATATGTCGGTGCTGTTTCCGATATTATCTATCAGCTTGTGGGAGGTCTTAAATCTGCCATGGGTTACACAGGCTCTGCAACAATAAATGATTTGAAAACGAATGGCAAATTTATCCGGATCACTTCCGCCGGTCAGGTAGAGAGCCATCCGCATGATATATTAATAACAGATGAGGCCCCGAATTACCGGGTGTCCAATTCCTAATTTTTATATATTGAATATACTAACTTTAAGTGTATATATGATTGAGGGTGATGATGTATCCCGCATCCTCGATATTCTTGGAAATAAAAACAGAAGGAGAATTTTGCAATTATTAAGGCAAAAACCCTGTTTTGTTACAGAAATATCTGAGAGACTTACTATAAGTCCTAAAGCTGTTATAGAGCATCTTCAGTTTATGGAACGCGAAGAGATACTAAAATCCCGTGGTGATATCAACCGCCGGAAGTACTACTATATTTTCAGGGATTTCAGTGTCATGATTGATGCAGGTGATTCCCGTTTTGGATTATTAAGCAACGATTTGCGTGAATCCGGGAGGCGGGAGTGTACTATCCATAGATTAAAGATGATACGAAACATGGTATTGTCAAGGGAGAATCTTATTTCAGATCTTGAGTATCTTGAGAGAGATATAAATAAAAAAATCAGTGATTTGAGTGCTTCCTGCAAAGACATATTACCCAGTGAAACAGAGGTAAATTTAGTACTTGCATTGTCAAACTATGAGATGAGTATAAAGGATATTGAAGAATTCATCCTTATTCCTGAAGATGAAGTCAGAATTATTCTGAATAATCTTATAAAGAAGGGAATTGTTGAGCGCAAAGATGACCTGTACAGGGTGTGTGATATATTTGACGAATGAACCAAACGATGATGTTTTCAGAAATCTTGCAAAAGTGATGGAGGATATAATAACCGGTCTTCATATTGATGAAAATGCACGTTTTATAGGATGTACAATAATTTCAGGTCCGGGCGGGGACCCCCGGATTTTTCAGACTGATGAACAGGATGAAGGTCATGAGGAGCCTGAATATGAGATAATTGACGGGTCTGATAAATTATATGTAACTCTGGAGCTTCCTCCGGATTTGGATGATATTCCCGGTGCTGATATTCAGCCGGATATGATAAGGGTGAGTATTGATGATATGGATATTGATATTCCTCTCCCAAGCACTGTTGACACCGGTAAAAGTTTTTACAATGTAAATAACGGTGTTCTGGATATAATTTGTGAAAAAATTTTATAATTCATAATAATTTTAATAATTTTTTGCCCTGACGGGCCGATTTTAGTATTAGGCGGTAGAATACTGAAATTATGTTTACTGTTATTGAAATTTACAATAATTGCTCGTTTGATTCATCTTTCAGATCTGAATTTGGATATTCATGCTACATTAAAGAAGCCGGGCTTTTGTTTGATACGGGTGGAAACGGGGACATACTGCTCAAAAATCTCGAAGCTGCCGGTATCGGACCTGAGGATATTGAAAGGCTCGTAATATCTCATGATCACTGGGATCATACCGGGGGTCTGAAAGTCTTTTTTGAAAAGAATAAATATGTAGATGCGTATTTTTTAAATGATTTTTCAGAAGGTCTGCTTGAAGCGGGGAGAAAAAATTCCAGTTTGAACATTATCCGTGGGTGGACTGAAATCTATCCTGACATTTTTCTGACCGGTTCTCTTGGGGATGATATTAAGGAGCAGTCTCTGGCAATAAGATCAGATAGTGGTTATTTTGTTATTGCAGGGTGCTCGCATCCGCATATCTGTAATATTTTATCATTCATAAGAAAATTCGGAGAGGTAAAAGGAGTGATTGGCGGTCTTCATGACGTTTCGGATGATGACTTAAGGTCTCTTTCCGGTATTGATTACATTGCCGTGTCGCACTGTACAAAAAGAATTTCTGAGATTGAAGAAATGTACGGGCCCTGTTTTAAAAAATCAGGTGTCGGTTTTGTACACCGGATTTAATTTCGTATAAATTTATTTTAATCAGGTCACGTTTTGATATCCGGATAACAATACCAAGTGATTTAATTCAATAAATATTAACAGAGTAATGGATTTTTAATGCAATCGACTATTGGGTTTAAAGAGAGAAGATATATTGAAGAACTTCGGATTATTACCAAATCAACAGCTCTTGATTGTGTTATTGATGATGCGTATGACAGAGTAATTTATGTTATAAAAAAAGGTGATATGGGTTTTGCAATAGGCAAAAACGGAGATAATATAAGAAAACTTCAGAGAATCCTGGGAAAAAGAACCGAGATGGTTGAGGAAAGTTCTGAAATTTATGAATTTATTGGAAATATTCTCAAACCCGCGAAAATATGTGAGATCTGTTGTGATGAGGAGTCCGGACGTCTCAATATTTATGTAGGTGACAGATCAGATCTTGGTATCGCTATCGGCAAGGGTGGCTGCAATGTCGAGAAGGCAAGGATTCTTGTTCAGAGATATTTTGGAAAGGAAATTGGAGAAATTTTTTTACATGAAGGTGGTGAAAAATTATGAATACGTGTGTTTTTGAAGAACTTTGGAATGTAATATGTGACCGGATGGAAAATCCTCCTGAAAAGAGTTATGTTGTTGATATTTTAACCCACAGGAAAGGTATTGATAAGGCTCTTGAAAAGGTTGGTGAAGAGTCTACGGAATTTATCATTGCTGCAAAGAATGATGATTATGATCAGAAAGTGTACGAAGCAGCAGATCTGATTTTTCATCTTATGCTTGCGCTTAAGGGATGCAATGTCAACTTTTCCGATGTAATTGCAGAGCTTGAGAGAAGAAGAAATTAAAATAAATCTGAAAAATTCTTTTTTTAGAACATCTGTCAGTGATGTTGGCGGATATTTTTTACAGATATTCATGAAATATTACTGAGAATTACTATAATCCCAATTTTTACTGAATCAATAAGATCAAAGGTTTGTTCTTCCGATTTATTTTTTCATTTCTTTGAATATTTCTTTCAATTTCAGATAGCTATCGCTCTTTGATCAATGTCCATAAATTGTTCTCATTTGATAGAGATTAAAACAAAATGCTGAAAACATATTTTTCACCCGCACTCTTTTCAAATCGGTTACTTTTACACTGCCTGATCCAAAAACTGATTTAATCACAGCAAATGGTCTTTCCCCTTTGGATCTTTTCCTGCTGATTCTATTATTACGAAGTTTGTCTCTGATACCTATTGGATGGTCTCTTGCTCCTCTCAACATTGTGGCATTGTATCCTTTGCATTCAGCTCCCTGATAGCCTCTGTCCCGGTAAACAACTTCATCAATATCAGATAAATCAATCTGACTGTCGTGTAGAGATGCAGTAGTAGTACAAATCCTTCGAATCAGATCATAATCACTGTCAATAATTACGTGCAGCTTATATCCAAAGTAAGATTTCCCTCCTTTCTTTGTCCATGTACCGTCCTTACTTCTTCTGGTCTTTGCTTCTTTTCCTCTTGGAGTATCAACTCTTGTATGTCCGGGATCTGAGTGAATAAATGTTGCATCCTGAATCATACCTTTTCTAATTGAAAGACCTTTAAGATCCAGTTGTCGCTGTAATTCATTCCAAATTAGAGAATCTTTTCCGGATTTGGATAGTCTTTCACGAAAAAGCCAGATAGTAGAACGATCAGGTATCTTTAAGGGATAACCCAAAAATTGTCTGAAAGAAATCCTGTCATTAGCCTGTCTTTCAAGTTCAGGATCAGAGAGACCGTGCCATTGCTGAAGGACGAGCATCTTAATCATCAGAACCTCATCCAGATTTGGACGGCCTCCAATTTCAGTTTGGTTTGTATATAGTTCTTTGATGATAGGGCGGAATTGTTCCCAGTCAATCATCTTTTCAACTTCACCCAATCGATCTCCCAATTCAGCAATATGCTCATATTCACTTTTTATTGCAAAATTAGTGAAATTACTCATGAATTAAAGATCGATCTGGGAAAATAAAGTACTTGTGGTTGAGGGGGGTTTATAGAAATCCTCTACTTTTTTTAAAATCCTGAAACTTTGTTCAGGAACCCCTCTCCCCGCATCAGGTTTTGCGCGTATGATCAATCTCCATCAAAATACCGGCAATATGACGTTATTTTTTCAGCGACCCCCCTTTTGTTGAACCCATGAGCCCTGTTTTTTGCCAACCTTTATATGTCACGGAAGACCACTTTGTAAGGCCGAAGTATTCCGGATACAAAGCACGCAACGAAGCGTGATTTGAAATCGCGGGGAATATCTACGGAGAAAAAAGATGTGTGGATTAATATGCTAAGCATGTTTGTTCCCGTCTTTCTCTGAGAACGAAACAACAGGGTTTATATGTGAATAAATCCCATATTGTTATCTCGATTCTTTAATGGAGAGCCAAAACCACTCGGATGGGAGTGTTGGTTCTGACGTTGGCATTGGCAATGCGGAAATTTGTTTAATAACCGCTAATTCCTTTTGTGAATGAAATTACAAAAATAACGATAGTGTGCCGAAGTGAAACGTATCTTCAAAATTAATTCTGGTTGATCCTGCCAGAGGTCACTGCTATCGGGGTTCGATTAAGCCATGCGAGTTGAGAGGGTTAAGACCCTCGGCGGACTGCTCAGTAACACGTGGATAACCTGCCCTAAGGTGGAGGATAACCCCGGGAAACTGGGGATAATACTCCATAGGTCAGAGATACTGGAATGTTCTTTGACCGAAAGTTCCGGCGCCTTAGGATGGATCTGCGGCCGATTAGGTAGTTGTTGGGGTAGTGGCCCAACAAGCCTGTAATCGGTACGGGTTGTGGGAGCAAGAGCCCGGAGATGGAATCTGAGACACGATTCCAGGCCCTACGGGGCGCAGCAGGCGCGAAAACTTTACAATGCAGGAAACTGTGATAAGGGAACCCCGAGTGCCCGTATACGCGGGCTGTCCAGGTGTTTAAAATGCATCTGAAGAAAGGGCCGGGCAAGACCGGTGCCAGCCGCCGCGGTAATACCGGCGGCTCGAGTGGTGACCGCTTTTATTGGGCTTAAAGCGTTCGTAGCTTGACCTTTAAGTCTCTTGGGAAATCCGCCGGCTCAACCGGCGGGCGTCTAAGAGATACTGTTGGTCTAGGGATCGGGAGAGGTGAGAGGTACTCCGGGGGTAGAAGTGAAATTCTGTAATCCCCGGGGGACCACCGATGGCGAAGGCATCTCACCAGAACGACTCCGACAGTGAGGAACGAAAGCTGGGGGAGCGAACCGGATTAGATACCCGGGTAGTCCCAGCCGTAAACGATGTGCGTTAGGTGTACTGGTGACCACGAGTCACTGGGGTGCCGAAGGGAAACCGTGAAACGTACCGCCTGGGAAGTACGGTCGCAAGGCTGAAACTTAAAGGAATTGGCGGGGGAGCACCACAACGGGTGGAGCCTGCGGTTTAATTGGACTCAACGCCGGGAAGCTCACCAGATAGGACAGCGGAATGATAGCCGGGCTGAAGACCTTGCTTGACCAGCTGAGAGGAGGTGCATGGCCGTCGTCAGTTCGTACTGTGAAGCATCCTGTTTAGTCAGGCAACGAGCGAGACCCACGCCAACAGTTGCCAGCATATTCTCCGGAATGATGGGGACACTGTTGGGACCGCCTCTGCTAAAGAGGAGGAAGGAATGGGCAACGGTAGGTCAGCATGCCCCGAATTATCTGGGCTACACGCGGGCTACAATGGTCAGGACAATGGGTAACGGCGCTGAAAAGCGTAGTTAATCTCCTAAACCTGCCCTAAGTTCGGATTGTGGGCTGCAACTCGCCCACATGAAGCTGGAATCCGTAGTAATCGCGTTTCAAAATAGCGCGGTGAATACGTCCCTGCTCCTTGCACACACCGCCCGTCAAACCACCCGAGTGAGGTTTGGATGAGGCTGTGGTTTTTGCCGCAGTCGAATCTAGGTTTCGCAAGGGGGGTTAAGTCGTAACAAGGTAGCCGTAGGGGAATCTGCGGCTGGATCACCTCCTAATGAAATCCAAGAGGATGTGAATAGCGGTTATTAAACAAACTGTAAAATTGCCAATGTCAATATGAATATAAGAGAAAGTCGGGCTCATAGCTCAGCTGGAAGAGCGCGGCGTTTGCAACGCCGAGGCCAGGGGTTCAAATCCCCTTGGGTCCACTTAAAAACGAGTTACTTTCGGTAACTGGTTTTTACCGATGCACCCGGAAATGTGAATTACCGGGGAAGGACTGAGAGTCATTTACGGCGACGCAAGTGACTCTGTGATGTCATGTATAGGACGTATACACAAGACGTTAAATGGATTTTAGCGGTTAAACCGATAATGCTGAATTACATTTAGCCTGCCAGTGAATGGCTCGGTTCGAGTGCCGATGAAGGGCGTGCCAAGCTGCGATAAGCTCCGGGAAGACGCAAGGAGTCTATGATCCGGAGATCCCCGAATGGGACATCCTGCTTCCTTTTAGGAAGCGATCCTTTTGGATCGGCAACCTCCCGAATTGAAACATCTTAGTAGGGAGAGGAAGAGAAATCAATCGAGATGTCGTTATTAAAGGCGATCGAAAGCGACAGAGTTCAAACTGAATCCCGTTCGCGGGAGATGTGGTGTTGAAGGCTCACCGTTCGGGCATTAGATTCGAAGTGGAATTTGTTCTGGAACGTCAAACCAAAGAGGGTGACAGTCCCGTACACGTATGTTTCTTTTGTCCTGGTGATGTCCTGAGTATCGTGGGTTGGAAATCTCGCGAGAATCTGGGGGTCATCAACCTCCAAAACTAAATACTCCTCGAAACCGATAGCGCAATAGTAGCGTGAGCGAAAGCTGAAAAGTAACCCTGGAAAGGTGGTGAATAAGTGCCTGAAACTGGTAGGTGATAGTGTGTTATGGCGTGAAAGGATCTTTGTATCGAAAGAATCAGTCGTGAGGCTGTAGTATGGGATACATTGCCGGCGTCATAACTTACGTTTTGAAGAACGGGCCAGAGAGTTTATTCTATTGGCGAGGTTAACCTTACGGGAAGCCGAAGCGAAAGCGACATGTCCGTAGTTTTTACATGGGACGGCGTATTAAAAGTGCGTGGAGTCGATAGGATAAGACCCGAAGCCCAGTGATCTATGCGTGGGCAGGCTGAAGGGTGACGAAAGTTGCGTGGAGGGCCGAAGCGGTATTGATATGCAAATCATTCGTGTGACCTGCGTATAGGGGTGAAAGGCCAATCGAACTGGGCATCCGCTGGTTCCTCTCGAAACATGCCGTAGCATGACCTGAGCAGAGGTAGATGGTGAGGTAGAGCACTGATTGTGGGAGTTGGGGGAGAAATCCCTTACCCTGCTGTCAAACTCCGAATTCCCCATCGCCGTAGAAGCTTGGAAGTCCGCACTACGGGGTAAGCTTGTAGTGCGTAAGGGAGACAACCCAGACCGTGGTTAATGTCCCTCAGTGTAGGTTAAGTGTAAACACTAAATGATGTCCTAGGTCAAAGACAACTGGAAGGTCAGCTTAGAAGCAGCTATCCTTCAAAAAGTGCGTAACA
Proteins encoded in this region:
- the guaB gene encoding IMP dehydrogenase, with translation MYLEKLNMQTGYTFDDVLLVPAASYVEPSEADVRSRFTRSIDLSIPLVSSAMDTVTESGMAIALARSGSIGVIHRNLTPEREVEEVRIVKQAEDFVEREVLTVDGTATVSEVDAMMREYNIGGVPVMENDRIIGIVSRRDLRGIVATRAGENVKKVMTKSPITVGDDIELEDALEVMYANKVERLPVVKDENELLGIITMQDLLERRQYPKANRDKNGNLRVAAAVGPFDIERAMLLDEAGADALVADCAHGHNMNVVKAIKEMKESVDADVIAGNIATKEAAQELAGYVDGLKVGIGPGSICTTRVVAGVGVPQVTAVCSVAEVASDYDNVPVVADGGIRYSGDIAKAIAAGADCVMLGSLFAGTDEAPGRIIAIKGRRYKQYRGMGSLGVMTSGQSSDRYFQKKGIGQTKFVPEGIEGATPYVGAVSDIIYQLVGGLKSAMGYTGSATINDLKTNGKFIRITSAGQVESHPHDILITDEAPNYRVSNS
- a CDS encoding ArsR/SmtB family transcription factor, with the protein product MIEGDDVSRILDILGNKNRRRILQLLRQKPCFVTEISERLTISPKAVIEHLQFMEREEILKSRGDINRRKYYYIFRDFSVMIDAGDSRFGLLSNDLRESGRRECTIHRLKMIRNMVLSRENLISDLEYLERDINKKISDLSASCKDILPSETEVNLVLALSNYEMSIKDIEEFILIPEDEVRIILNNLIKKGIVERKDDLYRVCDIFDE
- a CDS encoding Hsp20/alpha crystallin family protein, yielding MTNEPNDDVFRNLAKVMEDIITGLHIDENARFIGCTIISGPGGDPRIFQTDEQDEGHEEPEYEIIDGSDKLYVTLELPPDLDDIPGADIQPDMIRVSIDDMDIDIPLPSTVDTGKSFYNVNNGVLDIICEKIL
- a CDS encoding MBL fold metallo-hydrolase: MFTVIEIYNNCSFDSSFRSEFGYSCYIKEAGLLFDTGGNGDILLKNLEAAGIGPEDIERLVISHDHWDHTGGLKVFFEKNKYVDAYFLNDFSEGLLEAGRKNSSLNIIRGWTEIYPDIFLTGSLGDDIKEQSLAIRSDSGYFVIAGCSHPHICNILSFIRKFGEVKGVIGGLHDVSDDDLRSLSGIDYIAVSHCTKRISEIEEMYGPCFKKSGVGFVHRI
- a CDS encoding NusA-like transcription termination signal-binding factor, with protein sequence MQSTIGFKERRYIEELRIITKSTALDCVIDDAYDRVIYVIKKGDMGFAIGKNGDNIRKLQRILGKRTEMVEESSEIYEFIGNILKPAKICEICCDEESGRLNIYVGDRSDLGIAIGKGGCNVEKARILVQRYFGKEIGEIFLHEGGEKL
- the hisE gene encoding phosphoribosyl-ATP diphosphatase, which translates into the protein MNTCVFEELWNVICDRMENPPEKSYVVDILTHRKGIDKALEKVGEESTEFIIAAKNDDYDQKVYEAADLIFHLMLALKGCNVNFSDVIAELERRRN
- a CDS encoding IS5 family transposase — protein: MSNFTNFAIKSEYEHIAELGDRLGEVEKMIDWEQFRPIIKELYTNQTEIGGRPNLDEVLMIKMLVLQQWHGLSDPELERQANDRISFRQFLGYPLKIPDRSTIWLFRERLSKSGKDSLIWNELQRQLDLKGLSIRKGMIQDATFIHSDPGHTRVDTPRGKEAKTRRSKDGTWTKKGGKSYFGYKLHVIIDSDYDLIRRICTTTASLHDSQIDLSDIDEVVYRDRGYQGAECKGYNATMLRGARDHPIGIRDKLRNNRISRKRSKGERPFAVIKSVFGSGSVKVTDLKRVRVKNMFSAFCFNLYQMRTIYGH